The following coding sequences lie in one Acipenser ruthenus chromosome 47, fAciRut3.2 maternal haplotype, whole genome shotgun sequence genomic window:
- the LOC117401518 gene encoding cytochrome b-c1 complex subunit 10, translating to MLAKLIGPRYVQLAKTWLPTLSAWGAVGGVTLVYATDWRVILDYVPYINGKFKKDE from the exons ATGTTAGCGAAACTGATCGGACCGAGATACGTGCAGCTTGCTAAGACCTG gctccCCACGCTGTCTGCCTGGGGTGCGGTGGGCGGGGTCACGCTGGTCTATGCCACTGACTGGCGGGTGATTCTCGACTACGTGCCCTACATCAACGGCAAGTTCAAGAAGGACGAGTAG